GGGCTGCTTTGGCGGTCATCGAGGAGATAGAGGAGAAAGGGCTCCTCAGGCGGGCAGAGAAGCTCGGAGCCTACACGAAGAAGAGGCTTGAGGAGATGAAAGAGGAGCACGAGCTCATAGGAGACGTCCGCGGCCTCGGTCTTATGCTCGGCGTCGACCTCGTCAAGGACAGGGAGACGAAGGAGCGGGCCTACGAAGAGGCAAGAAAGGTCGTCTGGAGGGCCTACGAGCTCGGCCTCGTCCTCGCGTTCCTTCAGGGCAACGTGCTCAGGATTCAGCCCCCACTCACGATAGAGGAGGAGCTCCTCGACGAGGGGCTGAACCGGCTTGAGAAGGCTATAGCTGACGTCGAAGAGGGGAAGGTTCCGGATAGCGTTCTGGCAAAGGTTCAGGGCTGGTGAGCTTAAGTTTTTGACATTTTTCTGTGGATTTTGTCACCCTCCAAAAACTTTTTAAACAAACTCCTACACAGGTTGAGCGGGCTTTAATGGAGAACGTCGAGGTAATGGAAAAGCCGGTTTTGAAGGTTGGAATTGAGGAAAAGGTTGAGCCCGCGAAGGCTTTGGTTTTTGGCCTTCAGCACGTTCTTGCGATGTTTGGAGCGACCGTGACAGTGCCGCTCGTTGTCGGCGGAGCCATAGGACTGAGCGGCGACCAGATTGCCCTCATGATACAGGCGGTCTTGCTGGCGATGGGCATAGCGACGCTACTCCAGACGACGATAGGGTCCCGCTACCCAATAGTCCAAGGGTCGAGCTTTGCCTTCATCCCGGGGCTTATATCGATAGGCTCTTCCCTCGGGATGGCCGCCGTCCAGGGTGCGCTGCTCATCGGTGGCCTGATTGAGGCCATGATCGGCTGGCTCGGGATAATAGGAAAGGTCAGGAAGCTCTTTACTCCCCTGGTTACAGGCGTGACGATAACCCTCATCGGCTTCAGCCTGGCAGACGTCGCGATAAAGAACTTCTTCAACTTCTACGCCGACCCGGCCGGCGAAACACTTGTGAAGTCCAGCGCTGTGGCCCTGGTAACATTCCTCACAACTGTCTTCGTGGCGCTTAGGGCTAAGGGAAGCCTGAAGGCCATGCCCGTAGTGGTGGGTGCTCTCGTCGGCTACCTTATCAGCGTCCCGTTCGGCCTAACTGACTTCGACCTCGTGAAGAGCCTGCCGGTTCTTGGTGTTCCCTCTATCTTCCCGTGGGGGGCACCAGTCTTCGATGCCAGCGCCATAGCCCTCCTTCTGTTCGCCTTCATGGTGAGCATCATCGAGAGCGTCGGCGACTACCATGCTATAGCCACTGTAACAGGTTCGGAGATAACAGAAGAACACATCGCAAGGGGCATAGGGAGCGAGGGCCTGGCCTGCTCGATAGCCGGCCTCCTTGGCGCCTGCGGAACGACTAGCTACTCCGAGAACATCGGCGTCGTTGCACTCACAAAGATTGGCAGTAGGCACGTGGTGCAGGTGGGCGCGGTGATGCTGATATTCCTCTCCCTCCTGCCGAAGTTCGCCGGAATACTCGCCTCGATGCCGGCTCCCGTCCTCGGTGGGCTGACTCTTGCCCTCTACGGCATGATAAGCGTCACGGGGCTGAGGCTGATAAAGGAGAAGGTCGAGTTCACCGACAGGAACACGCTAATTCTCGCGGCGGCGCTGATAGCGGGCCTCGGGGCACCGCAGCTCCCACCAGAGTTCCTGGAGCACTTCCCAAAACTCATAGCCAGCATTCTTGAGTCGGGGATGGCCGTTGGAGCTTTAACGGCGATAATCCTCGACAGGCTCCTCTGAGCCTTCTCTTTATTTTTAAAAAAAGGAAGAGAGAAAGTCATGCTATATGCGAATCGAGCGGAAGTTGGGGTTTCTCCTCCAGCTCGTCGGGCATGTTGCTGAAGCCGAGGATGACGAATATTCTGGCTATGAAGATCAGGAGGAAGCCGACGAGCACGATTGCAGTTATGGCACCCCACTTGAACCAGTTGGCGGCGTCTTCGAAGGACTTCGTCCTGGTTATCTCGTACATTGCGCTCCACGCCTTCATTTCGAAGTAAGCGTTGACAACGGTTATGAGGACGACCAGCAGAAAGACCCCTGAGATTATCATCAGGGGCAAGGCTTCCGTGTACTCATTGGTTATGCTCATGCTCTCACTCGGGGCTGCTGTTATCGGGCCGGAGAACTCCTCGTGGACGCTGAGGCCGGACATGGTGAGTCCGAATGTCGCAAATATCACGAAGATGAACAGCACCAGAACCGCTATCCCTACGATGAATGCGAAGAGATAGTTTTTGAAAGGCCTGTCGTCACCGACCGCGTTGCCTATTCCGTGGAGTGCTACCAGAACGAGTATCGACCCGACTAGAGCCAGCACGCTCCCGATGTAGGGTACGAACCCACCAAGGAGAGCCAGGATTGAGCCCCACATTCCGAGGTTCTTTTCGCTCCTCACGTTCACGGTCAAGTCGACCACCGTAAAAAATTCACCCGAATCCTAAAAAACTTTACCCAAAAAGGTGGGAAGAAGGTCAGGCTATTGGACTGGATATTGCCTTTTCTTTGGGTTCCAGCTCCTCAGGGAGGTTCGCGAAGGCTATTATCTGATAGATTGTGGCAACGAGTAGGAGTATGGCACCGACGAGTATTATGAGCGTTATCGCTCCCCACATCGTCCAGGTCGCAACCTTGTCAAACTCCTCGACGCCGGTGATCTCGTAGGTTGCGCGCCAGGCCTTGATGTCGAAGTATATACCAATGATGAGGGCCGCGAGCAGGAGAAGAACCGCCATGCCAATAATGCTTACTCCTACTAACCCTGTCCAGTCTCCATTATTCACGAAGGAGGGGACCGTCAGAATTCCCACCAGGGCCATTACAGCGGCAATAATCAACGCCCCGATGACCACCACTATCGAGTACAGGTAGTACCTGAAGGGCCTGTCATCGCCGAGCTTGTTTCCGATGCCGTGGAGCGAGATGAGGATTAGTATCTGACCCACCAGCGAGGCAGTTCCCAGGAAAGTAC
The sequence above is drawn from the Thermococcus pacificus genome and encodes:
- a CDS encoding uracil-xanthine permease family protein, with amino-acid sequence MENVEVMEKPVLKVGIEEKVEPAKALVFGLQHVLAMFGATVTVPLVVGGAIGLSGDQIALMIQAVLLAMGIATLLQTTIGSRYPIVQGSSFAFIPGLISIGSSLGMAAVQGALLIGGLIEAMIGWLGIIGKVRKLFTPLVTGVTITLIGFSLADVAIKNFFNFYADPAGETLVKSSAVALVTFLTTVFVALRAKGSLKAMPVVVGALVGYLISVPFGLTDFDLVKSLPVLGVPSIFPWGAPVFDASAIALLLFAFMVSIIESVGDYHAIATVTGSEITEEHIARGIGSEGLACSIAGLLGACGTTSYSENIGVVALTKIGSRHVVQVGAVMLIFLSLLPKFAGILASMPAPVLGGLTLALYGMISVTGLRLIKEKVEFTDRNTLILAAALIAGLGAPQLPPEFLEHFPKLIASILESGMAVGALTAIILDRLL
- a CDS encoding DUF996 domain-containing protein; its protein translation is MVDLTVNVRSEKNLGMWGSILALLGGFVPYIGSVLALVGSILVLVALHGIGNAVGDDRPFKNYLFAFIVGIAVLVLFIFVIFATFGLTMSGLSVHEEFSGPITAAPSESMSITNEYTEALPLMIISGVFLLVVLITVVNAYFEMKAWSAMYEITRTKSFEDAANWFKWGAITAIVLVGFLLIFIARIFVILGFSNMPDELEEKPQLPLDSHIA
- a CDS encoding DUF996 domain-containing protein, whose translation is MTVNLRSERNLGLIGSVLVLVGGFLGIIPYIGTFLGTASLVGQILILISLHGIGNKLGDDRPFRYYLYSIVVVIGALIIAAVMALVGILTVPSFVNNGDWTGLVGVSIIGMAVLLLLAALIIGIYFDIKAWRATYEITGVEEFDKVATWTMWGAITLIILVGAILLLVATIYQIIAFANLPEELEPKEKAISSPIA